In Synechococcus sp. CC9616, the following are encoded in one genomic region:
- the proC gene encoding pyrroline-5-carboxylate reductase: MKAAIGVIGLGRMAQALVQPLLERGDLDPADLIAVVGSEARVQSLRSELPEGISLHVAASEPAQQVWHVPLQLLAVKPQQLDAVAAAAPAQVAGKPLLISVLAGVSLQRLQQLFPHHRCVRAVPNTPSLVGAGLTALAWGEGVGSDQQSKVLDLFRTVGEVLELPEAKLDAFLALTSSGPAFVAVVAEAMADGAVAAGLPRALAHRLSHRTLAGTAALLQGRELHPAVLKDMVSSPGGTTIAGLRVLEESGLRSALIEAVIAAAERSRELA; this comes from the coding sequence GTGAAGGCTGCGATTGGGGTGATTGGCCTGGGCCGCATGGCTCAGGCGCTGGTACAGCCGCTTCTTGAACGGGGCGATCTCGATCCAGCTGATCTGATTGCCGTTGTGGGCAGTGAAGCAAGGGTTCAGAGCCTCAGATCCGAACTGCCTGAAGGAATCAGCCTTCATGTGGCGGCCTCTGAGCCAGCCCAGCAGGTCTGGCATGTTCCCCTGCAGTTGCTCGCTGTTAAACCCCAGCAGCTGGACGCCGTCGCTGCAGCTGCGCCGGCGCAGGTGGCTGGCAAACCACTGCTGATTTCTGTGTTGGCTGGAGTGTCGCTGCAGCGTCTCCAACAGCTGTTCCCGCACCATCGCTGCGTACGCGCCGTGCCCAACACGCCTTCCTTGGTGGGTGCTGGTCTGACGGCCCTGGCTTGGGGAGAGGGGGTCGGCTCCGATCAGCAGAGCAAGGTCTTGGATCTGTTCCGCACGGTTGGTGAAGTGCTCGAGCTGCCCGAGGCGAAGCTCGATGCCTTCCTGGCATTGACGTCTTCAGGTCCTGCCTTCGTCGCTGTGGTGGCGGAAGCGATGGCCGATGGGGCTGTTGCAGCCGGCCTGCCGAGGGCTTTGGCACACCGTCTCAGCCATCGCACCCTTGCTGGCACGGCGGCCCTGCTTCAGGGCCGGGAACTGCATCCTGCTGTGCTCAAGGACATGGTGAGCTCTCCGGGTGGCACCACCATCGCTGGGTTGCGCGTGTTGGAAGAGTCGGGCTTGCGCTCCGCACTCATCGAAGCGGTCATTGCGGCGGCGGAACGCAGTCGGGAACTGGCCTGA
- a CDS encoding cell division protein SepF, with translation MSLISRLRAVVAGDDYLDGELDDFAYDDEQVEDDQRASQADGGALATIGDSNPFDLGDSLPGSNVIGMPGISTASAEVNLMEPRSFDEMPRAIQALRERKTVILNLTMMEPDQAQRAVDFVAGGTFAIDGHQERVGESIFLFAPSCVTVTNATHEEASSPTVVTRESDSSELESVSAPSPAWGAAAL, from the coding sequence GTGTCGCTGATTTCCCGTCTACGTGCTGTCGTCGCCGGAGATGATTACCTCGATGGTGAGCTCGACGACTTCGCCTACGACGACGAGCAGGTTGAAGATGATCAGCGTGCCAGTCAGGCCGATGGTGGTGCGTTAGCGACCATTGGAGACAGCAATCCGTTTGATCTTGGAGACAGCCTGCCTGGATCAAATGTGATCGGCATGCCGGGAATCAGCACTGCATCGGCAGAAGTCAATCTCATGGAGCCCAGAAGCTTTGATGAGATGCCACGTGCGATCCAGGCCTTGCGCGAACGTAAAACTGTCATCCTCAATCTGACGATGATGGAGCCGGATCAGGCTCAGCGCGCTGTTGATTTCGTGGCGGGGGGAACCTTCGCCATTGATGGCCATCAGGAGCGTGTCGGCGAAAGTATTTTTCTGTTCGCACCGAGCTGCGTCACTGTCACCAATGCCACCCACGAAGAGGCCTCGAGCCCCACGGTGGTAACCAGGGAATCGGACTCCTCAGAGTTGGAATCCGTTTCAGCCCCTTCTCCAGCCTGGGGAGCTGCAGCCCTTTGA
- a CDS encoding YggS family pyridoxal phosphate-dependent enzyme yields the protein MPSHSVDRWHDLRAQLPERSRLLAVSKGHPATAIQEIAALGQTAFGESRLQEAQRKQAELDDLALNWHFIGRLQSNKVRAVVRAFGVIHSLESWSLAERIARIASEENRSPEVFLQVKLRPDPNKGGWSAAELLDVWPRLRELPALRIRGLMTMAPQGLTSQERHVLFGECAALADRLALPERSMGMSGDWREAVAAGSTWLRLGSALFGPRPPVKDG from the coding sequence GTGCCCTCGCACTCCGTTGATCGCTGGCATGACCTGAGGGCTCAGCTGCCGGAGAGGTCCCGCTTGTTGGCGGTGAGCAAGGGGCACCCGGCTACAGCGATCCAAGAGATTGCAGCCCTGGGGCAGACAGCCTTTGGTGAAAGTCGGCTTCAGGAAGCGCAGCGGAAACAGGCCGAGCTTGATGACCTCGCGCTGAACTGGCATTTCATCGGTCGCCTGCAGAGCAACAAGGTGCGCGCTGTGGTGCGTGCCTTTGGCGTGATCCATTCCCTGGAGTCCTGGAGCCTGGCGGAGCGGATCGCTCGGATTGCATCTGAGGAAAACCGAAGCCCTGAGGTGTTTTTGCAGGTGAAGTTGCGTCCTGATCCGAACAAGGGGGGCTGGTCGGCGGCGGAGTTGTTGGATGTGTGGCCCAGGCTCCGGGAGCTTCCGGCTCTGCGTATCCGCGGACTGATGACCATGGCCCCCCAGGGATTGACCTCCCAGGAGCGCCATGTGCTGTTCGGGGAGTGTGCTGCTCTTGCCGATCGCCTCGCGCTGCCGGAGCGCTCCATGGGGATGAGCGGCGACTGGCGTGAGGCGGTGGCAGCGGGCAGTACGTGGTTGCGGCTCGGATCCGCCCTCTTTGGTCCACGTCCACCGGTAAAAGACGGTTGA
- a CDS encoding PipX family protein: MSAERYLNHPTFGMLYRVAPAGEGRDVYATLYAQRMFFLVTLQPRGAQFEVIPYQDARHHAEVHLNRCRRDAPAEVENWRQLFDQTFI; encoded by the coding sequence ATGAGTGCTGAGCGCTATCTCAATCACCCCACTTTCGGGATGCTGTATCGGGTGGCCCCTGCGGGAGAGGGGCGTGACGTGTACGCCACGCTGTATGCCCAACGCATGTTCTTCCTGGTGACCCTGCAGCCCCGGGGTGCCCAGTTCGAGGTCATTCCCTATCAGGATGCCCGCCACCACGCTGAGGTCCATCTCAATCGCTGTCGCCGCGACGCGCCGGCAGAGGTTGAGAACTGGCGGCAGCTGTTCGATCAGACATTCATCTGA
- a CDS encoding energy-coupling factor transporter transmembrane component T, producing the protein MDWLRQIPMGQYVDGSTGWMRRLDPRLKLAWSLLFLLTPVLAGPIWRLALVLVLLLLTLGSGLPVRLWWRSLMVLMLLAAAVGILSMLLPAVDPPAALALRPDDELPGAAAEGPAWDLVRLGPWRIGSFALGPLVIDRASALLGLRTSTLIFTVIHSVNLVLITTTPEDLVWALNWCLSPLQRLGLPMDRLGFQLLLALRFLPLVQEELQNLLRSLISRAVSLRRLGFKAAFGLVLAVGERLLANILLRAEQGAEALVARGGRVMGPDVFRLQRHPPARWLNLLAAVSLLLLLGLRGKYGEL; encoded by the coding sequence ATGGATTGGCTGCGTCAGATCCCCATGGGGCAGTACGTCGATGGCTCCACCGGTTGGATGCGTCGACTGGACCCTCGCCTGAAGCTCGCCTGGTCGCTGCTGTTTTTGCTGACGCCGGTCCTGGCGGGACCCATCTGGCGGTTGGCTCTGGTGCTGGTGCTTCTGCTGCTCACCCTGGGCAGTGGTTTGCCAGTGCGGCTCTGGTGGCGCTCCCTGATGGTCCTGATGCTGCTGGCGGCGGCCGTCGGGATCCTGTCCATGCTGCTGCCAGCCGTTGATCCTCCGGCTGCTCTGGCGCTGCGTCCGGACGATGAGCTGCCCGGAGCCGCTGCTGAGGGGCCAGCCTGGGATCTGGTGCGCCTGGGGCCCTGGCGGATCGGGTCGTTTGCCCTTGGTCCCCTGGTGATTGACCGTGCCTCAGCTCTGCTCGGTTTACGCACGTCCACGCTCATCTTCACGGTGATTCACAGCGTCAACCTCGTGTTGATCACCACCACGCCGGAGGATCTGGTCTGGGCTCTGAACTGGTGTCTGTCTCCGCTGCAGCGTCTTGGTTTGCCGATGGACCGGTTGGGATTTCAGCTGTTGCTGGCGCTGCGTTTCCTGCCCCTGGTTCAGGAGGAGCTGCAGAACCTGCTGCGCTCACTCATCAGTCGGGCAGTGAGTCTCAGGCGGCTTGGCTTCAAGGCCGCCTTTGGGCTCGTGCTCGCTGTTGGTGAGCGCTTGCTTGCCAACATCCTGCTTCGCGCCGAGCAGGGCGCCGAGGCCCTGGTCGCCCGCGGTGGCCGGGTGATGGGTCCAGATGTGTTCCGATTGCAGCGCCATCCGCCCGCCCGTTGGTTAAATCTCCTGGCAGCAGTCAGCCTGCTGCTTTTGCTGGGATTGCGCGGAAAGTACGGTGAGCTGTAG
- the der gene encoding ribosome biogenesis GTPase Der: protein MARPVIAIIGRPNVGKSTLVNRLCRSREAIVHDQPGVTRDRTYQDGFWRDREFKVVDTGGLVFDDDSEFLPEIREQAALALEEASVALVIADGQQGITAADESIAEFLRTQSCPTLLAVNKCESPEQGAAMAAEFWSLGLGEPYPISAIHGVGTGELLDHVLTFLPPKDQEGEQEEPIQLAIIGRPNVGKSSLLNAICGETRAIVSPIRGTTRDTIDTSIERENRTWRLVDTAGIRRRRSVSYGPEYFGINRSFKAIERSDVCVLVIDALDGVTEQDQRLAGRIEEDGRACVVVVNKWDAVEKDSHTMPAMEKELRAKLYFLDWAPMLFTSALTGQRVDSIFAIAAVAVEQHRRRVSTSVVNEVLKEALSWRSPPTTRGGRQGRLYYGTQVASRPPSFTLFVNEPKLFGETYRRYVERQIREGLGFDGTPVKLFWRGKQQRDVERDLARQQKRQS from the coding sequence TTGGCGCGCCCCGTCATCGCAATCATCGGACGCCCCAACGTCGGCAAGTCCACGCTGGTCAATCGCCTGTGTCGCAGCAGGGAGGCGATCGTCCACGATCAGCCCGGCGTCACACGCGATCGCACCTATCAGGATGGTTTCTGGCGGGACCGCGAGTTCAAGGTGGTGGACACCGGCGGGCTGGTTTTCGACGACGACAGTGAGTTCCTGCCGGAGATCCGTGAACAGGCAGCCCTGGCCCTCGAAGAGGCCAGCGTTGCATTGGTAATCGCTGATGGTCAGCAGGGGATCACGGCCGCGGACGAATCGATTGCTGAGTTTCTGCGCACGCAGTCCTGCCCGACCTTGCTGGCTGTGAACAAATGCGAGTCGCCTGAGCAGGGTGCGGCGATGGCCGCCGAGTTCTGGAGCCTGGGACTGGGGGAGCCCTATCCGATCTCAGCGATTCATGGAGTCGGAACCGGTGAGTTGCTGGACCATGTGCTTACTTTCCTGCCACCCAAAGATCAGGAGGGAGAGCAGGAGGAGCCGATTCAACTGGCGATCATCGGTCGGCCGAATGTTGGCAAATCAAGCCTGCTTAATGCCATCTGCGGTGAGACCCGCGCCATCGTCAGCCCGATTCGCGGCACGACCCGCGACACGATTGACACCAGCATCGAACGCGAGAACCGAACCTGGCGATTGGTCGATACAGCGGGGATCCGGCGGCGCCGCAGCGTCAGTTATGGACCCGAGTACTTCGGCATCAATCGCAGCTTCAAGGCGATCGAACGCAGCGATGTTTGCGTGTTGGTGATCGATGCTCTCGATGGTGTGACCGAGCAGGATCAGCGCTTGGCCGGGCGGATCGAGGAAGACGGCAGGGCCTGTGTCGTGGTGGTCAACAAGTGGGATGCCGTCGAAAAGGACAGCCACACGATGCCCGCCATGGAGAAGGAGCTGCGGGCAAAGCTTTATTTCCTGGACTGGGCGCCGATGCTGTTCACCTCCGCGCTGACCGGGCAGCGGGTGGACAGCATTTTTGCCATTGCCGCTGTGGCCGTTGAGCAACATCGGCGGCGGGTGAGCACGTCCGTTGTCAATGAAGTGCTCAAGGAAGCCTTGAGCTGGCGCAGTCCACCCACCACACGCGGTGGTCGCCAGGGACGGTTGTATTACGGCACGCAGGTCGCCAGCCGTCCGCCCAGCTTCACGTTGTTTGTGAATGAGCCGAAGCTGTTCGGCGAAACCTATCGCCGTTATGTCGAACGCCAGATCCGTGAGGGCCTTGGTTTCGATGGCACTCCCGTGAAACTGTTTTGGCGCGGCAAGCAACAGCGTGATGTTGAGCGTGATCTTGCCCGCCAGCAGAAGCGTCAGAGCTGA
- a CDS encoding L,D-transpeptidase translates to MLELVASLVVDLSDQNLTVYDSNQEIVRVIPVSTGKASTPTPIFNSKVFTKYRSTTMRGRTYVVHGVPYTMCVSANEAICIHAAPWQENAGQAFGVPRSNGCVRMPLAHARWLFQNTPTGTPISIQA, encoded by the coding sequence ATGCTCGAGCTCGTCGCCAGCCTTGTGGTCGATCTCTCCGACCAGAACCTGACCGTCTACGACAGCAATCAGGAAATTGTTCGGGTGATTCCGGTCAGCACCGGCAAAGCCTCCACACCGACCCCGATCTTCAACAGCAAGGTGTTCACGAAGTACCGCTCCACCACGATGCGGGGACGCACGTACGTGGTGCACGGCGTCCCTTACACGATGTGCGTAAGCGCCAACGAAGCCATCTGCATCCATGCCGCTCCCTGGCAGGAGAACGCTGGACAGGCCTTTGGAGTCCCCCGCAGCAACGGCTGCGTGCGCATGCCCTTGGCCCATGCCCGCTGGCTGTTCCAGAACACGCCCACCGGCACGCCGATCTCAATCCAGGCCTGA
- a CDS encoding DUF1823 family protein → MLPIHVSDPWPLSRALFQQILEDRCSDQFVCERIWERLGYLAGDDGWHAGPDTPAVWSEAFPNAPELIAERPPSVQLTRSIPKEHKQLLKQQLGFTGYRIGELYPRRTRRATAVSWLLAWLRQQGEPLAETGPLAPGLAVPENPVAGHPGDRPVR, encoded by the coding sequence ATGCTGCCGATCCACGTGTCTGACCCCTGGCCCCTCAGTCGCGCTCTGTTTCAACAGATTCTTGAGGATCGCTGCAGTGATCAGTTCGTCTGTGAACGGATCTGGGAGCGACTGGGCTATCTGGCTGGAGATGACGGCTGGCACGCCGGACCCGACACACCTGCGGTGTGGTCAGAAGCATTCCCGAACGCTCCGGAGCTGATTGCCGAGCGTCCGCCATCGGTGCAGCTCACCCGCTCCATCCCCAAGGAGCACAAACAGCTCCTCAAGCAGCAGCTTGGCTTCACGGGATACCGCATCGGCGAGCTCTATCCGAGGCGCACCCGTCGGGCCACAGCGGTGAGCTGGCTGTTGGCCTGGCTGAGGCAACAGGGGGAGCCCCTGGCTGAGACGGGCCCCCTGGCTCCTGGGTTGGCCGTTCCCGAGAACCCTGTGGCCGGTCACCCAGGGGACCGGCCTGTGCGCTGA
- the dusB gene encoding tRNA dihydrouridine synthase DusB — MLTCRPLLLPGRGSPRELSCRVLQSPLAGVSDRVFRDLVRRWAPKALLFTEMVNATSLELGFGRGKVEELGEEPGPIGVQLFDHRPTAMAEAAKRAEDAGAYLIDINMGCPVRKIARKGGGSGLIRDPDLAARIVERVVGAVNLPVTVKTRLGWCGTNLDPVQWCRLLQQAGAQMLTLHGRTREQAFKGAADWQAIAEVKKHLSIPLIANGDIRTPDDALRCLEQTGADGVMVGRGTMGAPWLVGQIDAALNGRSVPSTPGPLERVELARDQMLALVKARGDHGLLIARKHMGWTCTGFQGAPQLRQALMRAPTPEAALTLINDQIRVLSEPASAPLAPLAHPTT; from the coding sequence ATGCTGACGTGTCGCCCTCTCCTGCTACCCGGCCGAGGCAGTCCTCGGGAACTGTCCTGCCGCGTCCTTCAATCGCCATTGGCCGGAGTGAGTGACAGGGTGTTCCGCGATCTGGTACGTCGCTGGGCTCCCAAAGCCCTCCTGTTCACCGAAATGGTCAATGCCACCAGCCTCGAGCTGGGGTTCGGACGCGGGAAGGTGGAGGAACTCGGCGAGGAGCCCGGACCCATCGGCGTGCAGCTCTTCGATCACCGTCCCACTGCCATGGCGGAGGCAGCGAAACGCGCTGAGGACGCCGGTGCCTACTTGATTGACATCAACATGGGCTGTCCGGTCCGCAAGATCGCCCGCAAAGGCGGTGGCTCCGGACTGATCAGGGATCCGGATCTGGCCGCACGAATCGTCGAAAGAGTTGTCGGCGCGGTGAATCTGCCCGTCACAGTAAAAACACGTCTGGGCTGGTGCGGCACCAACCTGGACCCGGTGCAGTGGTGCCGCCTGCTTCAGCAGGCAGGGGCCCAGATGCTCACCCTGCATGGCCGCACCCGCGAGCAGGCCTTTAAAGGAGCAGCCGATTGGCAGGCGATTGCCGAGGTGAAAAAGCACCTGTCGATTCCCTTGATCGCCAACGGCGACATCAGAACGCCGGATGATGCCCTGAGATGCCTCGAGCAGACGGGCGCCGATGGCGTGATGGTGGGTAGGGGGACCATGGGCGCACCCTGGCTGGTGGGGCAGATCGATGCTGCATTGAACGGCCGTTCAGTCCCGTCCACCCCTGGACCGCTGGAACGGGTTGAACTGGCTCGCGATCAAATGCTGGCTCTTGTGAAAGCCCGAGGCGATCACGGCCTGCTGATCGCCAGGAAGCACATGGGTTGGACCTGCACGGGTTTTCAGGGAGCTCCGCAGCTGCGCCAGGCCCTGATGCGCGCGCCCACACCAGAGGCCGCCTTAACGTTGATTAATGATCAAATCAGGGTTCTGAGTGAGCCTGCTTCTGCTCCTCTGGCCCCTCTGGCTCACCCGACGACCTGA
- a CDS encoding glycosyltransferase, with amino-acid sequence MSLLLLLWPLWLTRRPEAHSPLWARRSLILLITGLIIRYLAWRCTASLNLESPASTALSRVLLAAESWLLVTGLLPLWLAWRRFPDRRQQAHETAKAFRNSAWKPHVDILIPTWGEPLDVLERTLMGCLNQTYPHTSVYLLDDSNRNDVRALSRHLGCHYRHRPERANAKAGNLNDGLRLGRGELIAVFDADFIPQQRFLECSIGLLEDPGIGLVQTPQCFMNADPVMRNLGMERWLLPDEESFYRWIEPVRDGWGAVVCAGTSFVVKREALQQVGGFVEQALSEDFVTGIALRAKGWRLVYLQQKLSAGLAAESMLDFVRQRQRWAAGTLQSLHLESGPLRAKNLSIGQRLAYLEGVIHWLNNIPRLILMLMPLSYGLLGITPINISVEAILYLLVPLWGTMLLGIGWLNRGSRAALLGELTSWVLTVPLTLTVISSSLGRRLGFQVTPKHQTRSRAGWSWALAAPLLLLSALNATNLILLLFSLPALGPRAWDQGMLGLVWACLNLLGTLIALRACWDPAIDNASPWFAVDLEAWIGDAGGHLHPCRIRAISEQGAELSFEGSAPPLVASSQVQWDSRIPALHFSLKAVGASAHSVSWEPMDAMQRRALMTWLYGRDQCWVDRIAPQEWKALLVLLKRLLQGRPDLGPLHRSLIPIAPQGNTSGHL; translated from the coding sequence GTGAGCCTGCTTCTGCTCCTCTGGCCCCTCTGGCTCACCCGACGACCTGAGGCGCACTCGCCGCTATGGGCCCGCCGAAGCCTGATCCTGCTGATCACCGGGCTGATCATTCGATATCTGGCCTGGCGCTGCACAGCCAGCCTCAACCTTGAGTCCCCAGCATCCACCGCCCTCAGCCGGGTGTTGCTTGCGGCAGAAAGCTGGTTACTGGTGACCGGGTTGTTGCCCTTATGGCTGGCCTGGAGGAGATTCCCCGACCGTCGACAGCAGGCGCATGAGACAGCCAAGGCCTTTCGCAACAGCGCCTGGAAGCCCCACGTCGACATCTTGATCCCGACCTGGGGAGAACCTCTGGACGTGCTTGAGCGCACCCTGATGGGCTGCCTGAACCAGACCTACCCACACACCTCGGTGTATCTGCTGGATGACAGCAACCGAAACGACGTCAGAGCGCTGTCTCGACACCTGGGATGCCACTACCGCCACAGACCGGAACGGGCCAATGCCAAAGCCGGCAATCTCAACGATGGGCTCCGCCTCGGCCGAGGCGAACTGATCGCCGTGTTCGATGCCGACTTCATTCCCCAGCAGCGGTTTCTGGAATGCAGCATCGGACTGCTCGAGGATCCCGGCATCGGCTTGGTTCAGACGCCTCAGTGCTTCATGAATGCCGATCCAGTGATGCGCAATCTGGGAATGGAGCGATGGCTGCTGCCGGATGAGGAGAGCTTTTATCGCTGGATCGAGCCGGTGCGGGACGGCTGGGGTGCTGTGGTGTGCGCCGGCACCTCATTCGTCGTGAAACGCGAGGCCCTCCAACAGGTTGGGGGATTCGTTGAGCAAGCGCTGTCCGAGGACTTTGTCACCGGCATTGCACTCAGAGCGAAGGGTTGGCGATTGGTTTACCTCCAGCAAAAGCTGAGTGCCGGCCTGGCGGCGGAATCGATGCTCGATTTCGTTCGCCAGCGCCAACGCTGGGCTGCTGGCACCTTGCAGAGTTTGCATCTGGAGAGCGGGCCTCTCCGCGCCAAGAACCTCTCAATCGGGCAACGACTGGCCTATCTGGAGGGAGTGATCCATTGGCTCAACAACATCCCCAGACTGATCCTGATGTTGATGCCCCTGAGTTACGGCTTGCTGGGAATCACACCGATCAACATCAGCGTTGAGGCGATCCTGTACCTGCTCGTGCCCCTCTGGGGAACGATGCTCCTGGGCATCGGCTGGCTCAATCGTGGCAGCCGTGCAGCACTGCTGGGGGAACTCACCAGCTGGGTGCTCACCGTGCCGCTCACCCTCACCGTGATCAGCAGCAGCCTGGGGCGTCGCCTGGGCTTCCAGGTCACGCCCAAACATCAGACCCGTTCGAGAGCCGGCTGGAGCTGGGCCCTGGCAGCGCCCCTGCTGCTGCTCTCCGCACTCAATGCAACCAATCTGATTCTGCTTCTGTTCTCCCTACCCGCGCTGGGGCCGCGGGCGTGGGATCAAGGAATGCTCGGCCTGGTTTGGGCCTGCCTCAATCTGCTGGGAACGTTGATCGCGCTGAGAGCCTGCTGGGATCCCGCGATTGACAATGCCAGCCCCTGGTTCGCCGTCGATCTCGAGGCATGGATCGGTGACGCTGGCGGCCATCTACACCCCTGCCGGATCAGGGCCATCAGCGAACAGGGAGCCGAGCTCAGCTTCGAGGGATCCGCTCCTCCTTTGGTGGCGAGCAGCCAAGTGCAGTGGGACAGTCGGATCCCGGCCCTGCACTTCTCGCTCAAGGCGGTTGGTGCGTCAGCTCACTCCGTGAGCTGGGAACCCATGGACGCGATGCAGCGCAGGGCGCTGATGACATGGCTCTACGGACGCGATCAGTGCTGGGTGGATCGCATCGCTCCGCAGGAATGGAAAGCCCTGCTGGTTCTGCTAAAGCGACTGCTGCAGGGCCGTCCTGACCTTGGCCCCCTGCATCGAAGCCTCATCCCCATCGCCCCTCAAGGCAACACATCAGGCCATCTTTGA
- a CDS encoding precorrin-2 C(20)-methyltransferase, which translates to MAAVRAIEQADLIVAPVACEGGISMAMRIASHWIKPDQPQLSVVFPMVEAPEPRQQAWKAAADLLASEVSTGKQVVLLCEGDASLFASGSYVLLSLQQRHPSCQLRVIPGITSFSSTAAAAVWPLALQQDQLLVAPCPDSELDFERMASHAEEQGQNLALLKLGRRWRWLRPLLEQRGLLSRSLFAEKVGWPDQCIAPAEQIAAEERPYFSLLLIRQRWPDVLP; encoded by the coding sequence GTGGCCGCGGTCCGTGCCATCGAACAGGCTGATCTGATCGTTGCCCCGGTGGCTTGTGAGGGCGGAATCAGCATGGCGATGCGGATCGCCAGTCACTGGATCAAGCCTGATCAGCCCCAGCTTTCGGTGGTGTTTCCAATGGTGGAGGCACCGGAACCACGACAACAGGCCTGGAAGGCTGCGGCCGATCTGCTGGCGTCTGAAGTCTCCACCGGCAAACAGGTGGTGCTGCTTTGTGAGGGGGATGCCTCCTTGTTTGCCAGCGGCAGCTATGTGTTGTTGTCCCTACAGCAACGTCACCCCAGTTGCCAGCTGCGGGTGATCCCTGGAATCACATCCTTCTCGTCGACGGCAGCAGCGGCTGTCTGGCCCCTGGCGCTGCAGCAGGACCAGCTCCTGGTGGCTCCCTGTCCTGATTCCGAGTTGGATTTCGAGAGGATGGCCAGCCACGCCGAGGAGCAGGGACAAAACCTGGCCTTGCTCAAGCTTGGACGTCGTTGGCGCTGGCTTCGTCCTCTTCTGGAGCAGCGAGGTCTCCTGTCTCGTTCTCTATTTGCCGAGAAGGTGGGATGGCCTGACCAATGCATTGCTCCTGCCGAGCAGATCGCAGCTGAAGAACGTCCCTACTTCTCACTGCTGCTGATCCGTCAAAGATGGCCTGATGTGTTGCCTTGA
- a CDS encoding acireductone dioxygenase, producing MSRLSIFPESAADGGARPAEPLLVSHDPLTIQQELGQRGIGFERWPVRTRLPQGADQTTVLQAFRTDVERVLSEAGHASVDALRVTPSHPDKDSLRRRFLSEHTHTDDEVRFFVEGRGLFCLHIGTEVLAVLCERDDLIQIPAGTRHWFDMGDQPQFCVLRFHGNNPGWLATFTGDPIAERFPRLE from the coding sequence GTGAGTCGCCTCAGCATCTTTCCAGAGAGTGCGGCGGATGGCGGGGCGAGGCCCGCCGAGCCGCTGCTGGTGAGCCACGATCCGCTGACCATCCAGCAGGAGCTTGGCCAGCGGGGGATCGGCTTCGAGCGCTGGCCGGTGCGGACCCGTTTACCCCAGGGTGCTGATCAGACAACGGTTCTGCAGGCCTTCAGAACAGATGTGGAGCGAGTCCTCTCAGAAGCAGGGCACGCCAGCGTTGATGCTCTGCGGGTCACACCGAGCCATCCCGACAAGGACTCTCTGCGTCGACGTTTTCTCAGTGAACACACCCATACCGATGACGAGGTGCGCTTTTTCGTGGAGGGCCGCGGGCTGTTCTGTCTGCACATCGGAACTGAAGTGCTTGCCGTTCTCTGTGAACGGGATGATCTGATTCAGATTCCCGCCGGCACTCGCCACTGGTTTGACATGGGCGATCAGCCGCAGTTCTGCGTCCTGCGTTTCCATGGCAACAACCCGGGTTGGCTGGCAACCTTCACCGGAGATCCGATTGCGGAACGGTTTCCGAGGCTGGAATGA
- a CDS encoding L,D-transpeptidase yields the protein MNSARVLAATLLIPALQAPASANDLATLPSSESVLVLERTSRQLSRTGDPIWNLRLESPGETTLHFEAVTGRAHRQNADRHVAGTRAPLPAGRYSLGPVEPLGPQDPSELGPVWIGIEPLFRTGRGHLGIHLDPSANRNANSGTLGCVGLIRRSDMLKLADLIERRNVQALVVND from the coding sequence ATGAATTCAGCGCGCGTTCTGGCGGCAACCCTGCTGATTCCTGCCTTGCAGGCACCGGCCAGTGCCAACGACCTGGCGACGCTGCCGTCGTCCGAATCCGTCCTGGTTCTGGAGCGAACCTCGCGCCAGCTCTCCCGCACAGGAGATCCGATCTGGAATCTTCGTCTTGAGAGCCCTGGCGAAACAACACTGCACTTCGAAGCGGTCACTGGTCGCGCCCATCGACAGAACGCTGATCGCCACGTTGCCGGCACTCGGGCCCCTCTCCCCGCCGGCCGATACAGCCTGGGCCCTGTGGAGCCCCTCGGCCCTCAGGATCCCAGTGAATTGGGTCCCGTCTGGATCGGTATTGAGCCTCTGTTCCGCACGGGACGGGGCCACCTCGGCATTCACCTCGACCCAAGCGCCAATCGCAATGCCAACAGCGGCACACTCGGATGCGTTGGCCTAATTCGCCGCAGCGACATGTTGAAACTGGCCGATCTGATTGAGCGCCGAAACGTTCAGGCACTGGTGGTGAACGATTGA